From a single Aquincola tertiaricarbonis genomic region:
- the truD gene encoding tRNA pseudouridine(13) synthase TruD has protein sequence MTDATYTPLPAWPRAYPPSGARALLKVLNEDFVVTELPLQPPAGEGEHLWVDVEKNGANTAYVAQQLAEAAGLQERDVGYAGLKDRYAVTRQWFSLYLPKGETPDLTRLQHPEFKVLGQGRHVKKLRRGDLLGNHFRIVLREVAGDRGAIEANLQAVASQGVPNYFGAQRFGFDGGNVEQGRLMLAREIRVRNPKKKGLYLSAVRSFVFNEVLALRIQQGLWGHTLPGDVMDEAGRPTGPLWGRGRVSTTDQAQALENGVAERHAVLCDGMEHAGLDQERRALVARPADMAWRWLQADQLLLSFSLPAGQYATSVLNEILQTTEPERHTEEEPAPVE, from the coding sequence CGAGGACTTCGTCGTCACCGAGCTGCCGCTGCAGCCGCCTGCCGGCGAGGGTGAACACCTCTGGGTGGACGTCGAGAAGAACGGCGCCAACACCGCCTACGTGGCGCAGCAGCTGGCCGAGGCCGCCGGCCTGCAGGAGCGGGACGTGGGCTATGCCGGCCTCAAGGACCGCTACGCCGTCACCCGCCAGTGGTTCAGCCTCTACCTGCCCAAGGGCGAGACGCCCGACCTGACGCGGTTGCAGCACCCGGAATTCAAGGTGCTGGGCCAGGGCCGCCATGTGAAGAAGCTGCGCCGGGGCGACCTGCTCGGCAACCACTTCCGCATCGTGCTGCGCGAGGTGGCGGGCGACCGCGGCGCGATCGAGGCCAACCTGCAGGCCGTGGCGTCCCAGGGCGTGCCCAACTACTTCGGCGCCCAGCGCTTTGGCTTCGATGGCGGCAACGTGGAGCAGGGCCGATTGATGCTGGCGCGCGAGATCCGCGTGCGCAACCCGAAGAAGAAGGGCCTGTACCTGTCGGCGGTGCGCTCCTTCGTCTTCAATGAAGTGTTGGCGCTGCGCATCCAGCAGGGCCTGTGGGGCCACACGCTGCCGGGCGACGTGATGGACGAGGCGGGCCGGCCCACCGGGCCGCTGTGGGGGCGGGGCCGCGTGAGCACCACCGACCAGGCGCAGGCCCTGGAAAACGGCGTGGCCGAGCGGCATGCCGTGTTGTGCGACGGCATGGAGCACGCCGGCCTGGACCAGGAGCGCCGCGCCCTGGTGGCCCGCCCTGCCGACATGGCCTGGCGTTGGCTGCAGGCCGACCAACTGCTGCTCAGCTTCTCGCTGCCCGCCGGCCAGTACGCCACGTCGGTGTTGAACGAGATCCTGCAGACCACCGAGCCGGAACGGCACACCGAGGAAGAGCCCGCGCCGGTGGAGTGA
- a CDS encoding Bug family tripartite tricarboxylate transporter substrate binding protein, with protein sequence MKMGMERGTMTRRSALLGAAGWGASAVLPLGASAQGSAWPTKSIRFVVPFAPGGSSEIVARSAAVELSRLLGQSVYVDNKPGGAGNVAMQEVARAEDQHTVILGHIGTLAVNPFIFDKLPYDVNRDFRPVSLLAKVPSLYLVNNDVPARNLKEFVALAKAKPGQLNYGSAGNGSAGHLAFEYLKMATGTFITHVPYRGTGPQLTDLLAGRLDAASVGAPAVLQFIKSGKLRCIATGTPQRIPQLPDVPTVAEQGFAGFEMTQWYGLQAPASMSASAVDMLAAAAAKAITAPAAVEHLSKEAAIAVGSTPADYARFIAQEQQRWKPVLARAKVRPDN encoded by the coding sequence ATGAAGATGGGCATGGAACGTGGAACGATGACGCGCCGCAGCGCGTTGCTGGGTGCTGCCGGCTGGGGCGCTTCGGCGGTGCTGCCGCTGGGCGCCAGCGCACAGGGGTCGGCCTGGCCGACGAAGTCGATCCGCTTCGTGGTGCCGTTTGCGCCTGGCGGCAGCTCGGAGATCGTCGCGCGTTCGGCCGCGGTGGAGCTGTCCCGCCTGCTGGGCCAGAGCGTCTACGTGGACAACAAGCCCGGCGGTGCCGGCAACGTGGCCATGCAGGAGGTGGCGCGCGCCGAAGACCAGCACACCGTCATCCTCGGCCACATCGGCACGCTGGCGGTCAATCCCTTCATCTTCGACAAGCTGCCGTATGACGTGAACCGGGACTTCCGCCCGGTGTCGCTGCTGGCCAAGGTGCCCAGCCTCTACCTGGTGAACAACGATGTGCCGGCGCGCAACCTGAAGGAGTTCGTGGCCCTGGCCAAGGCCAAGCCGGGTCAGCTGAACTATGGCTCGGCCGGCAACGGCAGCGCGGGCCACCTGGCGTTCGAGTACCTGAAGATGGCCACGGGCACCTTCATCACCCACGTGCCCTACCGCGGCACCGGCCCGCAACTGACCGACCTGCTGGCCGGCCGGCTGGACGCGGCCTCCGTGGGCGCACCCGCGGTGCTGCAGTTCATCAAGTCGGGCAAGCTGCGCTGCATCGCCACCGGCACGCCGCAGCGCATTCCGCAGCTGCCGGATGTGCCTACCGTGGCCGAGCAGGGCTTCGCCGGATTCGAGATGACGCAGTGGTACGGCCTGCAGGCGCCGGCCAGCATGTCGGCCAGTGCGGTGGACATGCTGGCGGCGGCCGCGGCCAAGGCCATCACCGCGCCCGCGGCGGTGGAGCATCTGTCGAAGGAAGCGGCGATTGCCGTGGGCAGCACGCCCGCCGACTATGCTCGCTTCATCGCCCAGGAGCAGCAGCGCTGGAAGCCGGTGCTGGCACGGGCCAAGGTGCGGCCCGACAACTGA